Proteins from a genomic interval of Corynebacterium freiburgense:
- the purD gene encoding phosphoribosylamine--glycine ligase produces the protein MRILVIGSGAREHALLLGLSQDPAVTELHIAPGNAGMEPLAKLHAVKADDPSAVTALAQELGVDFVVIGPEIPLVAGVADALRAANIAVFGPNKDAARIEGSKAFAKDVMAAAGVRTAHAESILPGAEAAEIDAVLDRFGPVWVVKDDGLAAGKGVVVTPDREAARQHILDVHESGNPVLLETFLEGPEVSLFCLVDGETVVPLLPAQDHKRVHDNDEGPNTGGMGAYCPLPWLPENGVQRIVDEVCVPVAQEMVRRGCSYSGLLYAGLAWGPEGPAVVEFNCRFGDPETQAVLALLKTPLGVLLRSVADGTLQEQPPLLWEDGYALTVVLAAHNYPDTPRTGDIITGAEHAQVRHAGTAKNANGDYISAGGRVLNVVGTGPTLADARDSAYAVLSGITMDGGHYRSDIALPAVDGRITV, from the coding sequence ATGCGCATTCTGGTAATCGGCTCGGGCGCCCGTGAGCACGCCCTACTACTTGGACTTTCGCAGGACCCGGCGGTGACTGAACTGCATATTGCGCCGGGAAATGCGGGCATGGAACCCCTCGCAAAGCTGCACGCAGTGAAGGCGGATGATCCTAGTGCGGTAACGGCACTGGCTCAGGAACTTGGTGTGGATTTTGTGGTGATAGGTCCGGAAATCCCCCTAGTTGCTGGAGTGGCTGATGCGTTGCGGGCGGCAAACATTGCGGTTTTTGGCCCGAATAAGGATGCTGCCCGCATTGAAGGTTCGAAAGCTTTTGCAAAAGACGTTATGGCTGCGGCGGGGGTACGAACCGCGCATGCAGAGTCAATATTGCCAGGTGCTGAAGCTGCGGAGATCGATGCCGTACTCGATCGCTTCGGGCCGGTATGGGTGGTAAAAGACGATGGGTTGGCTGCTGGAAAAGGCGTGGTAGTAACGCCAGATCGTGAAGCGGCGCGTCAGCATATCCTGGATGTTCATGAATCTGGCAACCCGGTATTACTGGAAACATTTTTAGAAGGCCCTGAAGTTTCATTGTTCTGTCTTGTTGACGGTGAAACGGTGGTTCCATTGCTCCCGGCGCAGGACCATAAACGAGTTCATGACAATGATGAAGGTCCGAACACTGGAGGCATGGGTGCGTATTGCCCGCTGCCATGGTTGCCGGAAAATGGTGTGCAGCGCATTGTTGATGAAGTATGCGTTCCAGTGGCTCAAGAAATGGTGCGACGCGGTTGCTCGTATTCTGGTTTGCTATATGCGGGTCTTGCGTGGGGGCCGGAGGGGCCCGCCGTTGTAGAATTTAACTGTCGTTTCGGCGATCCTGAAACTCAGGCGGTATTAGCACTGCTTAAAACCCCGCTCGGTGTACTTTTGCGTTCCGTAGCAGATGGCACTTTACAGGAGCAACCACCATTGCTTTGGGAAGACGGGTATGCACTCACTGTGGTGTTAGCCGCCCATAATTATCCTGATACTCCGCGCACTGGCGATATTATTACCGGTGCTGAGCATGCTCAGGTGCGCCATGCAGGAACCGCTAAAAACGCTAATGGTGACTATATTTCCGCTGGTGGTCGCGTTTTAAATGTGGTGGGTACCGGACCAACGCTTGCCGACGCCCGCGACTCGGCCTATGCAGTATTGTCGGGCATCACCATGGATGGGGGACATTATCGAAGTGATATTGCATTACCTGCGGTAGATGGGCGTATCACTGTTTAA
- a CDS encoding HIT family protein, which produces MSTVFTKIIQGELPGRFIYRSEDVVAFLTIEPLTYGHTLVVPVAEVDRWTDLDPHVWARVNEVAHAIGNAMIDAFNVPRAGYIIAGFDVPHTHIHIFPTATMRDYNFANVIPMNETDQSRMDAAAAKLRTALGTDELGNPL; this is translated from the coding sequence ATGAGCACTGTATTTACCAAAATCATTCAAGGCGAACTTCCAGGGCGATTTATTTACCGCTCTGAGGACGTCGTTGCATTCCTAACAATCGAACCCTTGACCTACGGTCACACCCTAGTAGTGCCAGTCGCCGAAGTTGACCGCTGGACCGACCTTGACCCCCACGTTTGGGCTCGTGTAAATGAAGTCGCCCACGCAATTGGCAACGCTATGATCGACGCCTTTAACGTTCCCCGAGCAGGCTATATTATTGCGGGTTTCGACGTCCCCCACACCCACATTCATATCTTCCCCACCGCAACCATGCGTGACTATAACTTTGCCAATGTCATCCCCATGAATGAAACCGATCAATCTCGTATGGACGCCGCCGCAGCAAAACTACGAACAGCACTAGGCACCGATGAACTTGGGAACCCACTATAG
- a CDS encoding esterase/lipase family protein → MSEPLGTKIPSRGWVEDDWRARPTPQRPWPVILIHGTSGSPGDWKELTTQLRNLGWAVFIPGYGQRGTNLITDSAAQIKAYIDLVLATTGAQKTILVGHSQGGVLARHYMKFLQGAERTKHLICLSSPNHGTTLGGMLGKLVATNKQAEIMTKMIDTYFGPAGMQQIAGSPFLQNLNTGPECLPGVGYTCIATRTDATVVPAESCFLDKANNLWIQDQYPLAVIRHDEMPRDRRVRALVTETLEGLKPINPKTTMHTPGQATSNVPGQGFK, encoded by the coding sequence ATGTCGGAACCACTAGGCACCAAAATCCCGTCCCGTGGTTGGGTCGAAGACGACTGGCGAGCCCGCCCCACACCACAACGCCCTTGGCCAGTAATCCTAATCCACGGAACCTCCGGCAGCCCCGGTGACTGGAAAGAACTCACCACCCAACTACGGAACCTAGGTTGGGCAGTCTTTATCCCTGGATATGGCCAACGCGGAACCAACCTTATTACCGACTCAGCGGCCCAAATCAAAGCCTATATCGACCTCGTCCTCGCCACTACCGGAGCCCAAAAAACCATCCTTGTCGGACACTCCCAAGGCGGTGTCCTAGCACGCCACTACATGAAATTCCTCCAAGGAGCCGAACGAACCAAACACCTTATCTGCCTCTCCAGCCCCAACCATGGCACCACCCTCGGCGGAATGCTCGGAAAACTCGTAGCCACCAATAAACAAGCCGAAATTATGACCAAAATGATCGATACCTACTTCGGCCCCGCAGGAATGCAACAAATCGCTGGATCACCATTCCTCCAAAACCTCAACACCGGACCCGAATGCCTGCCCGGAGTCGGCTACACCTGTATAGCAACCCGAACAGACGCCACCGTCGTCCCAGCTGAATCATGCTTCCTAGACAAAGCAAATAATCTCTGGATCCAAGATCAATACCCCCTCGCAGTAATCCGCCATGACGAAATGCCCCGCGACCGTCGCGTACGTGCACTCGTCACAGAAACCCTCGAAGGACTCAAACCCATCAACCCAAAAACAACAATGCACACACCAGGCCAGGCCACTAGTAACGTGCCGGGTCAAGGCTTCAAGTAA
- a CDS encoding 2Fe-2S iron-sulfur cluster-binding protein: MEHIAQIDNTEYTFRWNDNQTLLEALLAADIPANYSCQQGQCGACQCSLEGGKSHMKENHVLSDYDIRDGEVLACQTYRDEEGPYQAIYWF, translated from the coding sequence ATGGAACATATCGCGCAAATAGACAACACCGAGTACACCTTCCGATGGAATGACAACCAAACCCTCCTTGAAGCACTCCTCGCCGCCGACATTCCCGCAAACTACTCATGCCAACAAGGCCAATGCGGTGCCTGCCAATGCTCCCTCGAAGGCGGGAAATCCCATATGAAAGAAAACCACGTACTCAGCGACTACGACATTCGCGATGGCGAAGTCCTGGCCTGCCAAACCTATCGAGACGAAGAAGGCCCTTATCAAGCGATCTATTGGTTTTAA
- a CDS encoding MFS transporter, which yields MSTKTQTHARTDKRTVLAWALWDWGSAAFNAVLVTFIFAVYLTDSVGANVQEYVAESWPSFLRASSVTASGWYGYAMGIAGVFIALTAPVIGRRTDIRGTRKRSVTVWSIVAFFLMASLFFIRNDHIFYFWIALLIMGVASVIFQLAEVSYFAMLRQVSTPENVGRISGFGWSMGYFGGIFVLLICYLGFIQGDGPTRGFLGLSTEGGWNIRVVALFAAFWFIVSAIPLMVRVPEIEPDPTAQVGGIRDSYARLFREFKELWQEDRHAVYFLLASAVLRDGLAGVFTFGAILAVSSYGLSAGDVLLFGVAANVVSALGALGMGVVDDKIGPKPVIIFSLLAMVVVCLVIFFLDGPLNFWIFGLILTLFVGPAQSSCRSFLSRMTSEGRDGQMFGLYATTGRAVSWLAPIAFSVSVSVGGSDRAGIIGIAIILAAGAILLLPVRPPTLAAKQVSTTSATVGAKEKGPKEKP from the coding sequence ATGAGCACGAAGACGCAAACTCACGCCCGCACAGATAAACGAACTGTTTTGGCTTGGGCCCTCTGGGATTGGGGTTCTGCTGCTTTTAATGCCGTGTTGGTGACGTTTATTTTTGCAGTGTATTTGACTGATTCGGTCGGGGCGAATGTGCAAGAATACGTTGCGGAATCTTGGCCAAGTTTCCTTCGTGCAAGTTCAGTGACTGCTTCTGGCTGGTATGGCTATGCAATGGGCATTGCGGGTGTATTTATCGCGTTAACCGCACCTGTTATTGGCCGTCGCACAGACATTCGCGGCACCAGGAAACGTAGTGTCACTGTGTGGTCAATTGTGGCCTTTTTCCTTATGGCCTCGTTGTTTTTTATCCGAAATGACCATATTTTTTATTTCTGGATAGCACTACTCATTATGGGTGTGGCTTCGGTGATTTTCCAGTTGGCTGAAGTAAGTTATTTCGCCATGTTGCGCCAGGTTTCTACCCCGGAGAATGTTGGCAGGATTTCTGGTTTTGGCTGGTCAATGGGCTATTTCGGGGGAATTTTTGTTTTGCTTATTTGTTATTTGGGGTTTATTCAAGGTGACGGGCCAACGCGAGGTTTTTTAGGGCTTTCTACAGAGGGCGGTTGGAATATTCGTGTTGTCGCGTTATTTGCCGCCTTTTGGTTTATTGTTTCGGCGATTCCATTGATGGTTCGTGTTCCGGAAATTGAGCCTGATCCTACTGCACAAGTCGGCGGGATTAGGGATTCGTATGCTCGGCTTTTTCGAGAGTTTAAGGAGCTTTGGCAAGAAGACCGTCACGCGGTGTACTTTTTATTGGCTTCTGCGGTGTTGCGCGATGGGCTTGCAGGTGTGTTTACGTTCGGCGCTATTCTTGCGGTTTCTTCGTACGGGCTTTCGGCTGGCGACGTCCTGTTATTCGGCGTTGCAGCGAATGTTGTGAGTGCGCTCGGGGCTCTGGGTATGGGGGTTGTTGATGACAAGATTGGCCCTAAGCCAGTGATTATCTTTTCATTGCTCGCTATGGTCGTAGTTTGTTTGGTTATATTTTTCTTGGATGGACCGCTAAATTTCTGGATTTTTGGTCTAATTCTTACGCTTTTTGTTGGTCCTGCTCAAAGCTCTTGTCGGTCTTTTCTTTCCCGGATGACCTCAGAAGGACGAGATGGACAAATGTTTGGTTTGTATGCCACGACTGGGCGAGCTGTAAGTTGGCTTGCACCGATTGCCTTTAGTGTTTCGGTATCAGTTGGTGGTTCTGATCGTGCTGGCATCATTGGTATTGCGATTATTTTGGCAGCAGGCGCTATATTGTTGCTACCGGTACGACCACCAACTCTTGCTGCCAAACAAGTTTCCACCACAAGTGCAACAGTAGGGGCAAAAGAAAAAGGCCCTAAGGAAAAACCTTAA
- the thrE gene encoding threonine/serine exporter ThrE — protein MKIFDRLLSGRVATIDTVKAAPPPSPLAPVDLTDHAQVSAVMDLASRIGDILLSSGTGNNDTKAQIRAVTSAYGLHYCHVDITLNTITIFTNIGTDKKTPLSVFRVVRRLAIDFSKLSEVDRLIRSICAGATPPEVADKILDELLHTPPPYGFRTALFGWAVFGAAVAVLLGGGFVVAGISFIVAAVIMGGSTWLEQRGLPAFFQNVFGGFVSTVPAALSYRWANTLGFELSPSQIVASGIVVMLAGLTLVQAMQDGITGAPVTASARFFETMMLTGGIVAGVAIGIQVSGALGVTLPELQTTPPINLTSVTLKVIAGGIAAAFYGVACYAEWSSVIVAGLAATTGSFMYYAVLLPIGVPPVVAISIAATIIGLAGGLLARRFLIPPLITAVAGITPLLPGLSIYRGMYAILHSQTLVGFSNMVLALAIGSALAAGVVLGEWCARKLRRPPALLRYRAFAKRMA, from the coding sequence ATGAAAATCTTTGATCGTTTGCTTTCTGGCCGCGTCGCCACAATCGACACGGTCAAGGCTGCGCCACCACCGTCGCCTCTGGCGCCAGTGGATCTTACAGACCACGCCCAAGTTTCCGCTGTAATGGATTTAGCTTCGCGTATCGGGGATATTCTCTTGTCCTCCGGCACCGGAAATAATGACACAAAAGCCCAAATTCGTGCAGTTACTTCAGCATATGGTTTGCATTATTGCCACGTTGATATCACGTTAAATACAATCACGATTTTCACGAATATTGGCACTGATAAAAAGACGCCTTTGAGTGTGTTTCGTGTAGTACGTCGTCTGGCAATTGATTTTTCCAAATTGTCAGAGGTTGATCGTCTTATTCGCTCAATTTGTGCAGGGGCCACCCCTCCAGAGGTAGCCGATAAGATCCTTGACGAACTGTTGCATACTCCACCGCCATATGGTTTTCGAACGGCGCTTTTTGGTTGGGCTGTTTTTGGCGCCGCCGTCGCCGTACTCTTGGGTGGCGGATTCGTTGTGGCAGGTATTTCTTTTATTGTTGCTGCAGTCATTATGGGCGGAAGCACATGGTTGGAACAACGTGGTTTACCAGCTTTTTTCCAAAATGTTTTTGGTGGTTTTGTATCTACCGTACCGGCTGCACTTTCGTATCGGTGGGCTAATACCTTAGGGTTCGAACTTTCACCTTCGCAGATTGTGGCCTCTGGAATTGTGGTAATGCTTGCTGGTTTAACACTGGTACAGGCAATGCAGGACGGTATTACCGGGGCTCCTGTAACTGCAAGTGCACGGTTCTTTGAGACCATGATGCTTACAGGTGGCATCGTTGCAGGTGTGGCGATTGGAATTCAGGTTTCTGGTGCACTCGGTGTGACATTGCCTGAGCTGCAAACTACGCCACCAATTAATCTGACTTCGGTTACTTTAAAGGTGATAGCTGGGGGGATTGCCGCGGCGTTTTATGGCGTGGCGTGCTATGCGGAATGGTCGTCGGTAATTGTTGCAGGTTTAGCCGCGACGACTGGTTCATTTATGTACTATGCAGTGCTTTTGCCCATTGGAGTGCCGCCCGTGGTGGCTATTAGCATTGCTGCGACAATTATTGGTCTTGCGGGTGGTCTTTTAGCTCGCCGTTTTTTGATTCCGCCATTGATTACCGCCGTGGCGGGTATCACTCCGCTGTTGCCTGGTTTATCTATTTACCGAGGCATGTACGCAATCCTTCATTCCCAAACCTTGGTTGGCTTTTCGAATATGGTTTTGGCGCTAGCCATTGGTTCGGCCCTGGCAGCCGGAGTGGTGCTTGGTGAATGGTGCGCACGAAAGTTACGACGCCCCCCAGCGTTACTGAGGTACCGCGCTTTTGCAAAACGAATGGCGTAG
- a CDS encoding alpha,alpha-trehalose-phosphate synthase (UDP-forming) — translation MSNFVVVANRLPVDLTTHPDGTQEWLPSPGGLVTALSPVLARHQGCWVGWPGVPDAAPEPFEADGVLLHPVTLTETDFQEFYEGFSNATLWPLYHDLIVPPEFHRTWWETYRNVNLKYAQEVAEVASENATVWVQDYQLQLVPGILRQMRPDLKIGFFLHIPFPSADLFRQLPWREELMRGLLGADLIGFHLEVNTENFLSLARQVTLTGSTIGQPDKLQVEGTASIRKVTAYITAPDGRKVGVAAFPISIDSAEVVAAASEIEPIEASGTVILGVDRLDYTKGILQRLLAFEELLESGALEPSEIMLIQIATPSRERIDHYRKTRSLVEEAVGRINGRFGTVEHPVVHYMHRSLPKSELLRYYKRADVMLVTPYKDGMNLVAKEYVCCHKDGSGALVLSEFAGSAIELQRAWLCNPHDIESVKRQLLNALTADPEDAKARMLELHEQVLTCDVNLWARSFLECLQ, via the coding sequence ATGAGCAATTTTGTGGTGGTAGCCAATCGGCTGCCGGTAGATTTAACAACCCACCCAGATGGAACTCAGGAGTGGTTGCCAAGTCCCGGCGGCTTAGTTACCGCACTGTCTCCAGTGCTGGCACGCCACCAAGGTTGCTGGGTGGGATGGCCAGGTGTTCCTGATGCCGCACCAGAACCATTTGAAGCAGATGGCGTACTGCTACATCCCGTCACCCTGACTGAAACAGACTTTCAGGAGTTCTACGAAGGGTTTTCAAATGCCACATTGTGGCCGCTTTACCACGATCTGATTGTACCCCCGGAGTTTCATAGAACATGGTGGGAAACCTACCGAAATGTGAATCTAAAGTATGCACAAGAAGTAGCGGAAGTAGCTTCAGAAAACGCCACGGTTTGGGTACAGGACTATCAGCTTCAATTAGTGCCCGGTATTCTGCGACAAATGCGACCCGACTTAAAAATCGGATTCTTTTTACATATTCCCTTCCCATCTGCTGATCTATTTAGGCAACTGCCTTGGCGGGAAGAGCTTATGCGGGGGTTGCTGGGGGCGGACCTTATTGGTTTCCATTTGGAAGTAAATACTGAAAACTTCCTATCGCTTGCTCGCCAGGTCACTCTCACCGGGTCGACGATCGGGCAACCTGACAAACTACAGGTAGAGGGGACGGCGTCGATACGCAAGGTGACGGCGTATATTACCGCGCCGGACGGACGCAAGGTGGGTGTGGCGGCGTTTCCAATTTCGATTGATTCGGCCGAGGTGGTGGCTGCCGCGAGCGAAATTGAACCTATCGAAGCCTCAGGGACGGTAATTCTTGGGGTTGATCGCTTGGACTACACCAAAGGCATTTTGCAGCGCCTCCTTGCCTTCGAAGAATTGCTCGAATCGGGGGCTTTGGAGCCGTCAGAAATTATGCTGATTCAAATTGCCACCCCCTCGCGAGAACGCATTGACCACTACCGAAAGACGCGTTCGCTCGTCGAAGAAGCCGTAGGGCGAATCAATGGTCGATTTGGAACGGTAGAACATCCCGTTGTGCACTATATGCACCGATCACTTCCTAAGTCCGAATTGCTCCGATACTACAAACGAGCCGATGTAATGCTCGTTACACCATATAAAGACGGCATGAACTTGGTTGCAAAAGAATACGTATGCTGCCATAAAGATGGATCAGGCGCCTTAGTATTAAGCGAATTTGCTGGTTCTGCAATTGAACTTCAACGAGCTTGGTTGTGCAATCCGCACGATATTGAATCGGTAAAACGCCAACTACTCAATGCTCTAACTGCAGATCCCGAAGACGCAAAAGCTCGAATGCTTGAATTACATGAACAGGTTCTAACGTGTGATGTAAATCTATGGGCAAGGAGCTTTTTGGAATGCTTGCAATGA
- a CDS encoding META domain-containing protein, which translates to MLAMTRQPHLRKTGVRTTAAMLLLSSTILGLVGCNSPREVVQSTWQITNVYTKPGTPSGLPDTVAGSATMVFGESTVAGFTGCSPFQGQVKFTKDGSAAPAAEADHVEFIRIEMREPECSGKERFYHDALAEMLQGGFSITHDGDELVFTQNGEDIDRPGFRLVD; encoded by the coding sequence ATGCTTGCAATGACCAGGCAACCACACCTCCGCAAAACCGGGGTTCGAACTACCGCCGCTATGCTGCTACTCAGCAGCACAATCCTCGGATTAGTAGGCTGCAATTCCCCTCGGGAAGTAGTGCAATCAACCTGGCAAATCACCAATGTGTATACCAAACCAGGAACACCAAGCGGATTGCCCGACACAGTCGCAGGAAGCGCAACTATGGTTTTTGGGGAATCCACAGTTGCCGGTTTTACTGGGTGCTCGCCATTTCAAGGCCAAGTGAAATTTACAAAAGATGGCAGTGCAGCACCTGCGGCCGAAGCAGACCATGTAGAGTTTATTCGCATAGAAATGCGCGAACCAGAATGCTCTGGCAAAGAACGTTTTTATCATGACGCCTTGGCCGAAATGCTACAAGGCGGATTTAGCATCACCCACGACGGAGATGAATTAGTGTTTACCCAAAATGGTGAAGACATTGATCGTCCTGGGTTTCGGCTCGTGGATTAA
- the otsB gene encoding trehalose-phosphatase, with translation MAPLLVISDFDGTLAGFNTNPMNVPVNSKSIAALEQLATQPNTRVVILSGRSLVDLQQLAPVTDAIELVGSHGAEGTKPAVLSLEQQRLLAEIEHDLRALITNHNGARLEVKPFHRVLHTRGMPGDGEELLQQAMALSRPGVHVTHGKCILEFSVLDTSKGGWIRAHRGDANVIFIGDDATDETGFAVLGPTDMGIKVGPGDTQALLRLASLHDVADFLSALAAQRS, from the coding sequence ATGGCCCCGCTACTAGTAATTTCTGATTTCGATGGCACACTCGCGGGTTTTAATACCAACCCCATGAATGTTCCAGTGAATTCAAAGTCGATTGCAGCCCTTGAACAACTCGCTACTCAACCAAATACCCGCGTGGTTATCCTTTCGGGGCGTTCACTGGTTGATTTGCAGCAACTTGCACCTGTGACGGATGCGATTGAGCTTGTAGGCAGCCATGGAGCGGAGGGTACAAAACCGGCTGTGCTTTCCTTAGAGCAGCAACGTCTCCTTGCCGAAATCGAACATGACCTTAGAGCGTTAATCACAAACCATAATGGTGCCCGCTTAGAAGTGAAGCCATTTCATAGGGTTTTGCATACCCGAGGCATGCCTGGCGACGGTGAAGAATTATTGCAACAAGCCATGGCATTATCCCGTCCTGGGGTGCATGTTACTCACGGCAAGTGCATTTTAGAGTTTTCGGTTTTGGATACCTCCAAAGGCGGTTGGATTCGCGCTCATCGCGGGGATGCCAATGTGATTTTTATTGGCGACGACGCTACAGATGAAACTGGTTTTGCCGTTCTTGGACCGACTGATATGGGCATTAAAGTCGGCCCAGGAGACACTCAAGCACTTTTACGGCTCGCGTCCCTACATGACGTTGCCGATTTTCTTAGTGCACTCGCGGCGCAGCGATCGTAG
- a CDS encoding LacI family DNA-binding transcriptional regulator: MAKQTLATLARELGVSRTTVSNAYNRPEQLSPELRERILATATRLGYAGPDPTARSLRRRRTGTIGVLFTDHLTYAFEDLASVDFLAGMAEVGQHRGAALTLVPAKPSGSVAPELVNSAVVDGFVVYSVAANDPYLQAAIARQLPLVVCDQPADTSLPFVGIDDRAAIAPAAQALVDAGHRRIGILCIRLDRVRNDGPVSKERLDTASLHVQRSRVMGALDVFKQAGIEHNIPVVERHINDRQNNREAARELLESNPDITAVLCTTDSMALGVLDYADQKGIRVPEDLSVTGFDGISTAIHRNIATVMQPNREKGAAAGQTLFRLIEGEDIEPRRILETTWFEGATIAAPRVH; encoded by the coding sequence ATGGCAAAGCAAACCCTCGCCACACTGGCGCGCGAGTTGGGTGTTTCACGGACTACAGTTTCAAATGCATATAATCGACCCGAACAGCTCTCGCCTGAGCTTAGAGAACGTATTCTAGCCACTGCCACGCGATTGGGGTATGCAGGACCCGATCCCACTGCGCGGTCATTGCGACGTCGACGTACTGGCACCATCGGAGTTCTATTTACTGACCATCTCACATACGCGTTCGAAGACTTGGCGTCAGTAGATTTTCTGGCCGGAATGGCGGAAGTAGGACAACACCGTGGGGCGGCGCTAACACTGGTGCCCGCAAAACCATCGGGATCAGTGGCTCCCGAATTAGTTAACTCCGCTGTGGTTGATGGGTTTGTAGTGTATTCAGTAGCCGCGAATGATCCCTACTTACAGGCTGCTATAGCCCGCCAATTGCCACTCGTTGTGTGTGATCAACCCGCAGATACAAGTTTGCCATTTGTAGGTATCGACGACCGCGCCGCTATCGCCCCGGCTGCTCAAGCATTGGTTGATGCTGGTCACCGCCGAATTGGTATCTTATGCATTCGTCTTGATCGTGTTCGAAATGATGGGCCAGTAAGTAAAGAACGCTTAGATACAGCTTCTCTCCATGTCCAACGGTCACGAGTTATGGGGGCATTGGATGTGTTTAAGCAAGCAGGAATAGAGCACAATATTCCTGTGGTAGAACGGCATATTAACGATCGGCAAAATAACCGCGAAGCAGCACGTGAACTCCTAGAATCCAACCCCGATATTACTGCCGTACTATGCACTACGGATTCAATGGCATTGGGCGTGCTAGATTACGCCGACCAAAAAGGCATTCGAGTGCCGGAGGACTTATCGGTGACGGGCTTCGATGGTATTTCCACTGCGATTCACCGAAATATAGCCACTGTAATGCAACCAAACCGGGAAAAAGGTGCAGCGGCTGGGCAAACACTATTTCGACTTATCGAAGGTGAAGACATTGAACCTCGAAGAATCCTAGAAACCACGTGGTTCGAAGGCGCTACGATCGCTGCGCCGCGAGTGCACTAA
- a CDS encoding metal ABC transporter solute-binding protein, Zn/Mn family, which yields MIRRLLSISAVALLAVSCSSPSTTESNASSASSSANTDTVQIVASTQVWADVAEKVVPNAEIKPIITGQDIDPHSFEPTASDLAEARDADIIVVGGGGYDAWLYNGVEEQKVIHALPLSEGHSHQGHSHDDHSHKEHSHEGEGDHNHHGHGANEHIWFDTHAVADLAVDLAKKVNEVSPTTETTPEKVEDSLKQANDLIHALPDAKVAQTHAIADLVIAHSNMQDVTPEGYHHSSVNESEPTAADVAAFLDLVNAKGLDVLIDAPQTATDTTKRIREAAEQQGIKIVDVYEMPKKDENYFDFLNDFAQRLSDAAK from the coding sequence ATGATTCGTCGCTTACTATCTATTTCTGCTGTTGCGCTACTGGCAGTTTCTTGCTCATCCCCCTCGACAACAGAATCGAATGCAAGCAGCGCCAGTTCTTCAGCAAATACTGACACCGTGCAGATTGTTGCCTCCACTCAGGTTTGGGCAGATGTCGCTGAAAAAGTTGTCCCTAATGCGGAGATCAAACCTATTATTACTGGTCAAGATATTGATCCCCACTCGTTTGAGCCGACTGCTTCAGACCTTGCTGAAGCCCGCGACGCAGATATTATTGTTGTTGGCGGTGGCGGATATGATGCGTGGTTGTATAACGGCGTTGAAGAACAAAAGGTCATACACGCGCTTCCGCTTTCAGAAGGGCACTCCCACCAAGGACATTCCCACGACGATCACTCCCATAAAGAGCACTCCCATGAGGGCGAGGGTGACCACAATCACCATGGGCATGGCGCCAATGAACATATTTGGTTCGATACTCACGCAGTTGCAGACCTCGCGGTAGATCTCGCCAAGAAGGTCAATGAAGTATCCCCCACAACGGAAACCACCCCGGAAAAAGTAGAGGATTCACTCAAGCAGGCCAATGATCTGATTCACGCGCTTCCCGACGCCAAGGTTGCACAAACCCATGCCATTGCGGACCTCGTCATTGCGCATAGCAATATGCAGGATGTTACCCCGGAGGGCTACCACCATTCTTCCGTAAATGAATCCGAACCCACCGCCGCCGATGTTGCAGCATTCCTCGATTTAGTGAATGCAAAAGGTTTAGACGTGCTTATCGACGCCCCGCAAACTGCAACAGACACCACCAAACGTATCCGCGAAGCTGCGGAACAGCAGGGAATTAAAATCGTTGATGTGTACGAAATGCCCAAGAAGGACGAAAACTATTTCGACTTTTTGAATGATTTTGCTCAGCGTCTTTCGGATGCAGCAAAGTGA